CTTTTTCTAAAGAAAATGTTCGTTCCTTCCAAGATAAACAGAAGCTTATAGCGGAGCTGGAAGCATCGACACAAGTAAATGACATCATTCTGGTGAAAGCTTCCAGGGGCATGAGGCTGGAGGAAGTCGTTCAGGCTTTACAGAAGTAAGAATCTATAAAAAACCTTATAGAAGCGGCCCTAAGCTGCAGACAATCTCGCTAAGAGTATGTCTGCAGCCTTTTTTAGATTTATAACACTTATAGGATAGGCATTGGACATGGACCATTTCGTTTCACTTCAGTCAATTGCTCATCCAAAGGAATCCGAGGAGCCTCTTCATGTCGACCGCATCTGAGCGGTGGTCATAGTACCTGCGGATCTGTCCATTATCACCCCTAAAAAAGTGTGCCGGCAATGATGCTGATATCATCATCAATTTCGGAATGCCTCATTCTTGATAGCAGGAGCTCCTGTAGAAGGTCGTGCGTAGAAAGATGGGCATTATCGATGAATTCCTTCTCGATGCCCTCAGATCGGTCAGTGCCGGAAGGGCTAGGTGTTTTACAAAGGCCATCTGAATAGATGATGAATCGGCTTCCAGGTTCGTAGTGGAACACTACTTTTTTTATCGGTATATTCGGAATGAGGCCTATTGGAGCACCCTCTTCACTTAGCCGGAGGGTAAGATTGGTGTCCGGACTATGGAAAAGGGCTGGGAAATGGCCGCAGTTCACATACTCAATGAATCGATCCTTTGTATTGATGTATGCAATGAAGGCTGAAAAGCAGGCGTTAATTGTATCGGCCATATGCATTCCTTGGGATAATCCCTTCATATGCTTATTCAATTCCTTGGTTATGGCGATAGGGTCCCTTACCCGTTTGATCAGCTCGGGCATCAAAGTGCGGATGGACATTTGTATAAGCGCTGTATGAATGCCTTTTCCGTACATATCGGTCATGATGAAGGCGTATTTCCCTTCACTCAACTCGGTCCAGTAAAATAGATCGCCTGACAATTCACCGGAAGGCTGGGAAAGCCCTGTGATCTCGATTTGATTATTTTCAATGGGTGTAGGCAAGCAAAAATCTTGAAACTCCCTTGCGATTCGCAGACTGCTTGCAGATTTTTGATTGATCTTTTCGAGTTCCTGGCCCTTCATCTTAAAAGAGAACAGATGCATACTGATATTTTTCAGGGAGTTTAATTTGATGCTGACTTCAACCGGATCAGAAGGGATGGGAATGGTTAGATAAAAGGTCCTTTTAGGTAATGCCGGAGGATTCTTCATTTCCTTGGTTCGTTTGTAAATGAATAAAATGGGAATTTCAAGGGATTCGGCAATGGCAACCAAAGCCGTTTGCTGCCAGGAATCTTTTGAAATGTGCAAAGGCAAAATGAATAAGGTTTGCATCAGATCCGTCGATTCCTGGAATAAATATTTTTGTTCGTCTGGATTATCCAAAAAGGTGACTGTCATATTCATTTTTTTTAACAACAGGCTAAATTCCTTGCATGCAGGTGTATCTAATGAGTAAATATTCATGCAACCTCCTATGTATTAGGTTTATAGGTCAATCATACTGTAATCCAAGCATTTTTTTATCATTTTTTTATAAAAGTTGAATATATATACAAATGCATGCTGGAAGGCCTAAGAATTGATGAAAAGGGATAGGGCTTAAACCGGGATGTTCTTTACATAGAAACTATTTGGAGGAAATACATATCATATAGAAAAACATTCTTCAGTAAGTATAAATAACGTCGATATTGGCTTAATCAATAAAGAATCCATCTTCTTATATTGGGATATAGTAAGTATGGGAACCTATAATGAATCAAGTCGTTTTACAGCTCCAAAAGAGAATGTAACATCAACTTCCAGAACGGGCCGCGGAGCAGAATCTGCATGGCTGATATCGACTTTCCCAATCTTTAAATTAATGTAAAGTTGTTAGGAACGAGGAATGGGTCGATATCCTTTATTGCAATAACAGTTTGAAAATGGTAATATGAAGTATAAGTTTAAATGTCTTATCATTGATGATTAATTTAATTAATCTGGTTGAGGCAACAAAATTGTATGTTCTTACATGTTTCATGAGTTCATTCTTGAGATTATTTTAGATTAAATAGGCCGCGCGTCTGGTCATATATAAAAGCTGCATCTCTTGGCGGCTTTAGTAGCTAATAGGGAATCAAGCCGCATTTTAGCGCTTTTCCACTTCTGCAAATCCTCAACGCACCGGGCCTGTTTTGTATAAGAATCTTGGCTCTCGTCAAGTTTTGTTCATGCAGTCTTTTTTAAGTCTGTTGAATAAGGTGCAGCAGCCCTCACCTGAATAAAACGGTGAAACACCCGTTTATGCTACTTTTAATTTTCCATATTGAATTTAATTTTGGTTACATGTACTTTTAAAAAGATGAGCGTATGTTAAAAATAATTCTACACGTGCGCGAAGTTAAAAATGCCAGTGAATGCTCGTACTGGTGTATTTCCTTTTTAAAAAATCATATTGAGTTCATTTGAACTAAAAGGCAGACATACTTTTAGGTGATAATGATAAACTTTTTCATAAGAGATAAAGTAGAACATCCGTCATGATGATGAGGATTTGAACTAAACATCTGTGCATCATTCTTGAATGCACGTGTAAATTTACGATATAAAAGGAGTACGAAAACATTGACTTTGTTTAGCGAATTAGGATTAGATAGAACGTCTATGAAATCAATAGAAAAAATGGGATTCGAAGAAGCAAGCCCTATTCAGTCCCAAACGATTCCTCTAGCACTTGAAGGTAAAGATATCATCGGTCAAGCGCAGACGGGAACAGGTAAAACGGCAGCATTCGGCATCCCTTTGATGGAGAATATCGATATTAGCAATGAAAACGTGCAAGGAATCGTCATCGCGCCTACACGTGAGCTTGCCATTCAAGTTTCTGAAGAACTTTTCAAGCTTGGTTACGGAAAGCGCGCTCGTGTTTTAGCGGTTTACGGTGGACAAGACATCGACCGTCAAATCCGTGCACTGAAGAAAAAACCACATATTATCGTTGGTACACCTGGTCGTCTTTTAGACCATATCAAACGTAAAAACATTAAATTGGGCGGAGTTCATACCGTAGTTCTTGATGAAGCGGATGAAATGCTTAACATGGGATTCATTGAGGATATCGAATCAATCCTTTCGACGGTTCCTGATGAAAGGCAAACATTGCTTTTCTCAGCGACAATGCCTGATCCAATCCGTAAAATTGCTGAAAGATTCATGCATGAGCCAGTTCTTGTACGTGTAAAAGCGAAAGAAATGACAGTGGATCGCATCGAGCAATATTACTTGGAACTAAAAGAAAGTGAAAAATTCGATACACTAGCTCGCCTTTTTGACATTCAAACACCGGATCTTGCGATTGTCTTCGGACGTACGAAGCGCCGTGTCGATGAATTGGCTTCTGCCTTGAATATTCGCGGCTATATGGCTGAGGGAATTCATGGTGACCTTAGCCAGGCTAAACGTCTTTCCGTATTGAAAAAATTCAAAGACCGCAGCATCGATGTACTCGTTGCTACTGATGTAGCTGCTCGTGGTCTGGATATTTCCGGCGTAACACACGTATATAACTTTGATATCCCTCAAGATCCTGAAAGCTATGTTCACCGTATTGGACGTACAGGTCGTGCGGGTAAACACGGTATTGCGATTACATTTGTAACACCAAGAGAAAGAGGTCAACTGCATGCAGTTGAACATACAACGAAAAAACGTATGGAAAAACTTAAAACTCCTACATTGACTGAAGCTTTGGAAGGTCAACAAAAAGCGGTTACTGAAAAAATCCTTTCCACAATCGAGAATGATGATTTAACATTATATCTTGGTCAAGCGGAAGATTTATTGCAAAAGCACAGTGCGGCGGACCTAGTGGCAGCCATGCTTAAATCAATGACGAAAGAACCGGACCAAACGCCGATCAAGTTAACCGAAGAATCTCCATCTCCAATGCGTCGCAATCGCGGGGGAAGCAGTTCTTCCAACAACAGACAGCGCAATGGCCGCAGTTCTTCAGGCAGAAAAGATTACGGCAGCGGATCAAACAAACGCCCAAGTTCAAACCGTAAATCCAATGGTTACGGTAATCGCAGCACAAGCCAAAAAAGAGAAAAATCAAATAAAATATAATTTCAAGTAGGAATGCCGCTCACCTGAGCGGCATTTTTTTATGTGTAAGTACAGCTCCTTCGGGAATTTTTGAAAGGGACATTCCAAAAATCCGGATTTATTGACATGGGAAAATTATAGTATAATGGAGAAAAGAGCGCAGGCTGGATGAAGGTGCATTCAAATATATCCCTATGCAGAAGGAGAGCTCATGGAACCGGAAAATCGTATCTCGAATAAGGCGCTGACCGTTTGGAGAATCAGCGGAATTATAGGCTGTTCAATCACTTGGATAATAGTAATTGCCGTACTCGTGCTTACCATCTTATTTGATTGGCCGTATTGGATTATTGGGGCATTGTCCATCATTTCGATCATCCAATCGTACTTGTCCATCTTCTTGATGCCTTTAGTGAAATGGAAAAGATGGCGTTATGAAGTACGTAATACCGACATTGATATCCAAAGCGGTATTCTTGTCATTAAAAGAACGCTCATACCGATGGTTCGGGTTCAGCATGTCGAAACGAAGCAAGGACCTTTGTTGAGAAAATATGATTTGGCCTCCGTTGAGATTTCCACTGCGGCGACCATGCATGTAATACCAGCTCTCGATCTTGCAGAGGCAGATGAATTAAGGCGGTACATTTCCAGGATGGCCAGTGTGGAGGAGGAAGATGTCTGAACCTAAAAGGCTCCACCCCATAGCTGTATTGCTAAATATCCTGAAATCAATCAAGGAGTTAGTTCTTCCTTTTATGTTGGTGATCTTTATTCCTGGAAGGAATGAAGGCATTCCTGGCTGGGTACAGCCGTTAGCTGTTTCCATTATTGTCCTTTTCCTGATCGTTCGTGCATTTCTTCAATGGCTGCGCTTTACTTATCGCATAGAAGATGGCGAGTTTAGAATCGAGTCTGGGGTGTTCGTAAGGAAGAAACGATATATCAAGCTTGATCGGATTCATAGCATCGATATTTCGGAGGGCATAATCCAACAGATGTTCCGGCTTGTTAAAGTCAATATTGAAACGGCA
This genomic stretch from Peribacillus muralis harbors:
- a CDS encoding PP2C family protein-serine/threonine phosphatase, which encodes MNIYSLDTPACKEFSLLLKKMNMTVTFLDNPDEQKYLFQESTDLMQTLFILPLHISKDSWQQTALVAIAESLEIPILFIYKRTKEMKNPPALPKRTFYLTIPIPSDPVEVSIKLNSLKNISMHLFSFKMKGQELEKINQKSASSLRIAREFQDFCLPTPIENNQIEITGLSQPSGELSGDLFYWTELSEGKYAFIMTDMYGKGIHTALIQMSIRTLMPELIKRVRDPIAITKELNKHMKGLSQGMHMADTINACFSAFIAYINTKDRFIEYVNCGHFPALFHSPDTNLTLRLSEEGAPIGLIPNIPIKKVVFHYEPGSRFIIYSDGLCKTPSPSGTDRSEGIEKEFIDNAHLSTHDLLQELLLSRMRHSEIDDDISIIAGTLF
- a CDS encoding DEAD/DEAH box helicase yields the protein MKSIEKMGFEEASPIQSQTIPLALEGKDIIGQAQTGTGKTAAFGIPLMENIDISNENVQGIVIAPTRELAIQVSEELFKLGYGKRARVLAVYGGQDIDRQIRALKKKPHIIVGTPGRLLDHIKRKNIKLGGVHTVVLDEADEMLNMGFIEDIESILSTVPDERQTLLFSATMPDPIRKIAERFMHEPVLVRVKAKEMTVDRIEQYYLELKESEKFDTLARLFDIQTPDLAIVFGRTKRRVDELASALNIRGYMAEGIHGDLSQAKRLSVLKKFKDRSIDVLVATDVAARGLDISGVTHVYNFDIPQDPESYVHRIGRTGRAGKHGIAITFVTPRERGQLHAVEHTTKKRMEKLKTPTLTEALEGQQKAVTEKILSTIENDDLTLYLGQAEDLLQKHSAADLVAAMLKSMTKEPDQTPIKLTEESPSPMRRNRGGSSSSNNRQRNGRSSSGRKDYGSGSNKRPSSNRKSNGYGNRSTSQKREKSNKI
- a CDS encoding PH domain-containing protein, whose protein sequence is MEPENRISNKALTVWRISGIIGCSITWIIVIAVLVLTILFDWPYWIIGALSIISIIQSYLSIFLMPLVKWKRWRYEVRNTDIDIQSGILVIKRTLIPMVRVQHVETKQGPLLRKYDLASVEISTAATMHVIPALDLAEADELRRYISRMASVEEEDV